The Bacillus carboniphilus genome contains a region encoding:
- a CDS encoding helix-turn-helix domain-containing protein, protein MHFGKNVKKIRKQKGITLQKLSQLSEVSPSMLSKIEREEKNPTIQVACQIAEGLNITLSDLLDQKERKKDRMVLKKETRQIYIDKKFGFERHLLSPSAPSSGIEFILNKIPPKSESGIFPAHKEGVTETIYVAKGCITVELDGGDFKENLNEGDSFYFEANTEHRFINKTDEESHYYLVIHSTIK, encoded by the coding sequence ATGCACTTTGGGAAAAATGTAAAAAAAATTCGAAAACAAAAAGGGATAACCTTGCAAAAATTGTCACAGTTAAGTGAGGTGAGTCCGTCTATGTTATCTAAAATCGAGCGAGAAGAGAAAAATCCCACGATTCAAGTTGCCTGTCAAATTGCTGAAGGGTTAAATATAACATTGTCTGATTTATTGGATCAAAAGGAGCGAAAAAAGGATCGAATGGTGTTAAAGAAAGAGACAAGACAAATTTATATAGATAAAAAATTCGGTTTTGAGAGGCATTTACTTTCTCCTTCAGCTCCTTCTAGTGGAATCGAATTTATTTTAAATAAAATTCCCCCAAAAAGCGAATCGGGCATATTTCCCGCTCATAAGGAAGGTGTAACAGAAACTATATATGTAGCTAAAGGGTGTATAACCGTTGAACTAGATGGAGGGGATTTTAAAGAAAATTTAAACGAAGGTGACTCGTTTTATTTTGAAGCAAATACAGAGCATCGATTTATAAACAAGACTGATGAAGAAAGTCATTATTATTTAGTAATTCACTCTACTATAAAATAA
- a CDS encoding Yip1 family protein gives MEMQTETTHVDNKKPSLFGVFTSPGLQFERLRERPTVWVPLLVLIILWALDGFLRAISYDYEPELIEGVTLEQAKFWGMIGGTGGALIAVPIGSLISAVIVLIIAKIAQKKPTFKQLYSFALYASVVGIVGALLNSILFYILGFSISEKTPELTSLGSLIESEGALQGFLNSIELFTIWSTVIFAIGLEKVVGLSKRSAWIISIAFLLVLIIISVVTASFSTSLGGM, from the coding sequence ATGGAAATGCAAACAGAAACAACACATGTAGATAACAAAAAGCCTTCGTTATTTGGCGTATTCACGAGTCCTGGGCTTCAGTTTGAGAGATTGAGAGAAAGACCGACGGTGTGGGTGCCGCTTTTGGTTTTAATAATTTTATGGGCTTTAGATGGATTTTTGAGAGCAATTAGTTATGATTATGAACCTGAATTAATTGAAGGGGTCACATTAGAACAGGCAAAGTTTTGGGGAATGATAGGTGGAACAGGTGGTGCTTTAATAGCAGTACCAATAGGAAGCTTAATTTCAGCTGTGATTGTTTTAATAATTGCAAAAATAGCTCAAAAGAAGCCTACCTTTAAACAATTATATTCCTTTGCTTTATATGCAAGTGTAGTAGGAATTGTGGGGGCGTTATTAAACAGTATTTTATTCTATATTCTAGGTTTTTCAATCAGTGAAAAAACTCCAGAGCTTACTAGTTTGGGAAGTTTAATTGAAAGCGAAGGGGCACTCCAAGGTTTTTTAAACTCAATTGAATTATTTACTATTTGGTCTACAGTTATTTTTGCTATTGGTTTAGAGAAAGTGGTTGGCTTATCAAAAAGGTCTGCTTGGATTATCTCTATTGCCTTCTTGCTAGTCTTAATTATTATTAGCGTGGTAACTGCGTCATTTAGTACCTCTCTTGGAGGAATGTAA
- a CDS encoding efflux RND transporter periplasmic adaptor subunit, whose protein sequence is MSKAVKIIIGIVIVLAIGGFVGLNIYQQKEETAASSIVETVSLEKEEIVQNVMVPGTLELTDEQRIYFEVDKGKVKEIFVKKGDKVKEGTKLVEYENQQVTLEKEQNALEVESSNLQLKQYDSQMDDLKDEQKELEKQIGEDEAKKQIDEQREQLKLDKKIAELSLKQTDLQKQTIEKAISDLTVKSEINGVVVNVDETAMNPSMQDAGTLIHVANMDSMQVTGVISEYDTLKVKKDQPVKLTSEVLPEKEWKGKVSYIGDLPEGSALGEGGGAVQYSIIVAVEEASKMEAKPGFQLLMEIETERREVETLPLEAVQQEGEDYFVYLVQEGVAIKQPVTVGSTSEEFIEIVEGVTDSDVIINNPDGMITDGMEVSVE, encoded by the coding sequence TTGTCTAAAGCAGTCAAAATAATAATAGGAATTGTAATCGTACTGGCAATTGGTGGATTTGTTGGGTTAAATATTTATCAACAAAAAGAAGAGACGGCTGCTTCCTCAATCGTTGAGACAGTTTCTTTGGAGAAAGAAGAAATAGTCCAAAATGTCATGGTTCCTGGAACACTTGAATTAACGGATGAACAGCGCATTTATTTTGAAGTGGATAAAGGAAAAGTGAAAGAAATTTTCGTTAAAAAAGGGGACAAAGTGAAAGAAGGAACAAAACTTGTTGAATATGAAAATCAACAAGTTACGCTTGAAAAAGAACAAAATGCTTTAGAAGTTGAGTCTAGTAATCTACAACTTAAGCAATACGACTCGCAAATGGATGATTTAAAAGATGAACAAAAAGAGCTAGAAAAGCAAATAGGTGAAGACGAGGCAAAAAAGCAAATTGATGAACAGAGGGAGCAGCTAAAACTGGATAAAAAGATTGCTGAACTTTCTTTAAAACAAACGGACCTTCAAAAACAAACAATAGAAAAAGCGATCTCTGATTTAACCGTAAAAAGTGAAATTAACGGTGTTGTGGTCAATGTTGATGAAACTGCGATGAATCCTAGTATGCAAGATGCGGGCACACTCATTCATGTGGCGAATATGGACTCTATGCAAGTCACTGGTGTGATATCTGAATATGACACGTTAAAAGTGAAAAAAGATCAACCGGTTAAATTAACTTCTGAAGTTCTTCCGGAAAAAGAATGGAAAGGCAAGGTTTCTTATATAGGAGACTTGCCAGAAGGAAGTGCGTTGGGTGAAGGTGGCGGAGCCGTTCAATATTCTATTATTGTTGCCGTTGAAGAGGCTAGTAAAATGGAAGCGAAGCCAGGGTTTCAGCTATTAATGGAAATTGAAACGGAGCGCCGAGAAGTTGAAACACTTCCTTTAGAAGCCGTTCAACAGGAAGGGGAAGACTATTTTGTTTATCTCGTACAAGAAGGAGTAGCCATTAAGCAGCCCGTTACGGTTGGCTCAACATCCGAGGAATTTATTGAAATTGTCGAAGGGGTGACGGACTCCGACGTAATTATTAATAACCCTGATGGTATGATTACAGATGGCATGGAAGTGAGTGTGGAATGA
- a CDS encoding ABC transporter ATP-binding protein, whose translation MIKLQSITKSYMIAKESFDVLKSVDLQIDEGDFVAIMGPSGSGKSTLMNIIGCLDKPTKGQYFLDNTDISTYKDKKLADVRNQSIGFVFQQFHLLPRLTALKNVELPMIYAGMPAKERKDKAMNALEKVGLTDRMNHMPNELSGGQKQRVAIARSIVNQPRIILADEPTGALDTKTSASIMELFQSLNEEGTTVAIVTHEKEVADHARKLIFVRDGKVEYTSEQQEVSL comes from the coding sequence ATGATTAAACTACAAAGCATTACGAAAAGCTACATGATCGCCAAAGAATCATTTGATGTCTTGAAAAGTGTGGACTTACAAATCGATGAAGGTGATTTTGTTGCGATCATGGGGCCTTCTGGTTCAGGGAAATCAACGCTAATGAATATTATAGGCTGTTTAGATAAACCAACCAAAGGTCAATATTTTTTAGACAACACGGATATTTCTACATACAAGGATAAAAAACTAGCTGATGTTCGTAATCAGTCGATTGGATTTGTTTTTCAACAATTTCACCTCCTTCCTAGATTAACGGCTTTAAAAAATGTGGAGTTACCAATGATCTATGCGGGGATGCCTGCAAAAGAACGGAAAGATAAAGCCATGAATGCTTTAGAAAAAGTAGGCTTAACTGATCGAATGAATCATATGCCAAACGAGCTATCTGGAGGGCAAAAACAAAGGGTAGCGATTGCGCGTTCGATTGTGAATCAGCCGAGAATTATTTTAGCGGATGAACCTACGGGAGCACTGGATACAAAAACGAGTGCATCAATTATGGAGTTATTTCAATCATTGAATGAAGAAGGGACAACGGTAGCGATTGTTACGCATGAAAAGGAAGTTGCTGATCATGCGAGAAAGTTGATTTTTGTTCGTGATGGCAAAGTGGAATACACTTCCGAACAGCAGGAGGTGTCCTTGTGA
- a CDS encoding ABC transporter permease, whose protein sequence is MSLLENIKMAISSVMAHKMRSILTMLGIIIGVGSVILVVAIGQGGEQMLKNSIVGEENTIQVYYSPSEEEMERDPNIFDKPAFTEEDIRNLKQIDGVKNVATMTTVGQQSRYKEEMLDLNINVINEAYLKVNEIRVAEGKPFDRSDFLGARRVGIVSDQVKEDFFPDQSPIGEVLWLGSQPIEIIGVQEAPTGLFSFSVQSIYIPDSTYNAAFGKLSYDELTLQVESKDQFERVGEEATTLLNNAHGTEESYQVFNMEEMADGVSQVTTIMTMIVGSIAGISLLVGGIGVMNIMLVSVTERTREIGIRKALGATQGQILFQFLIESVMLTLFGGLIGILLGVGGSSIAAMFLQWEPLVSWQVVLIGTLFSMLIGVIFGVLPANKAAKLDPIDSLRYE, encoded by the coding sequence GTGAGTTTACTAGAAAATATAAAAATGGCGATTTCCTCTGTTATGGCACATAAAATGCGTTCGATTTTAACCATGCTTGGTATAATTATCGGGGTAGGGTCTGTTATTCTCGTTGTCGCTATAGGTCAAGGCGGAGAACAAATGTTGAAAAACTCTATAGTCGGAGAGGAGAATACGATTCAAGTATACTACTCACCATCCGAAGAGGAGATGGAACGAGACCCGAACATTTTTGATAAACCAGCGTTCACTGAAGAAGATATTAGAAACCTTAAGCAAATAGATGGAGTTAAAAATGTTGCAACAATGACGACGGTTGGACAACAGTCGAGGTATAAAGAAGAAATGCTAGATTTAAATATTAATGTAATTAATGAAGCTTATTTAAAGGTTAATGAAATCCGTGTAGCTGAAGGGAAACCATTTGATCGTTCAGATTTTTTAGGAGCTAGACGTGTAGGGATCGTATCTGATCAAGTGAAGGAGGATTTTTTTCCTGATCAATCTCCTATTGGTGAGGTTCTTTGGCTAGGGAGCCAACCGATTGAAATAATAGGTGTTCAAGAAGCGCCTACTGGGCTGTTCTCATTTTCCGTCCAATCTATATATATCCCAGATAGTACGTATAACGCTGCTTTTGGTAAATTAAGTTATGATGAATTGACTCTTCAAGTCGAATCGAAGGATCAATTTGAAAGAGTAGGCGAAGAAGCAACGACTCTTTTAAATAATGCTCATGGTACTGAAGAATCCTACCAAGTTTTTAACATGGAAGAAATGGCAGATGGGGTTTCTCAAGTGACCACCATCATGACAATGATTGTAGGAAGTATCGCTGGGATTTCCCTCCTTGTGGGTGGAATTGGTGTTATGAATATTATGCTTGTTTCTGTCACCGAGCGCACCCGAGAAATTGGTATACGAAAAGCGTTAGGAGCTACACAAGGGCAAATATTATTTCAGTTCTTGATTGAGTCTGTCATGTTAACGTTATTTGGTGGTTTAATTGGAATTTTATTAGGGGTTGGAGGCTCTTCGATTGCGGCAATGTTTCTGCAATGGGAACCACTTGTTTCATGGCAAGTCGTTTTGATCGGAACTCTATTCTCCATGTTAATTGGTGTGATCTTTGGGGTTTTACCTGCTAACAAAGCAGCAAAACTTGACCCTATTGATTCACTACGATACGAATAA
- a CDS encoding NTTRR-F1 domain — protein MAQIQNLISNGSFRLGQLGPWQGENSDVIMTPCPVLVGNYTARLAGGEDEAFILQTVNVIEGESYQLSLSLATVKDGNAPPMEILVIFLDRSLREISIGLEATISEGQLPNGKEGNFNLITLLTETVPLGVRFAEVIIRKGGLAFSPSVVVDNVFLTRFDTAVVTLPNVYVGESKGTEVAFLSIDDSTNIIVGEKPIAILSATTEESTFLYVGSEDSTLSIIDSSTNNVINTISLPSAPQSLLNQNIIARSDHSKVYITTGASTGYVSVIDTATNTLETSIRVGSNPSALAITSESGTNAGLLFVLNTGDNTISEIDTSTNIIINTIETELINSKFLVSSPDNQYLVVASENITVGGNGAFVVFEISNLNIIAQRTLNGMQSFKSLVYSLDGSYLYGGVEFVDELGVGETNAQLVIYNTQGFTLSDTLTLQSFQTIEFPELDVPVIKELQEETDESLIFASVTIPETGLGFLSQVSRNDQEFRVITGTSEIDGFGKGFFDISSSGEYIVASRNATNQVSYIQVSSLQVVNNISVANEPLVLLVE, from the coding sequence GTGGCACAAATTCAAAATCTCATTAGTAACGGAAGTTTTCGATTAGGACAATTAGGTCCTTGGCAAGGAGAAAATTCAGATGTCATTATGACACCCTGTCCCGTATTAGTTGGAAACTATACTGCAAGATTAGCAGGAGGTGAGGATGAAGCCTTTATCTTACAAACAGTCAATGTCATTGAAGGTGAAAGTTATCAATTAAGTCTTTCTCTAGCTACTGTAAAAGATGGTAATGCTCCTCCTATGGAAATACTCGTAATCTTTCTCGACCGTTCATTACGAGAGATTTCGATTGGACTAGAAGCAACTATTTCAGAAGGTCAATTACCTAATGGAAAAGAAGGAAATTTTAATTTAATCACTTTACTAACGGAAACTGTGCCATTAGGGGTAAGATTTGCCGAAGTCATTATTCGCAAAGGTGGATTAGCGTTTTCACCAAGTGTGGTTGTCGATAATGTATTTTTAACCCGCTTTGATACCGCTGTTGTAACTTTGCCAAATGTTTACGTAGGAGAAAGTAAAGGTACTGAAGTCGCTTTCCTTTCTATCGATGATAGTACGAATATAATTGTAGGAGAAAAACCGATTGCAATTCTCTCTGCAACTACGGAAGAAAGTACATTTCTCTATGTTGGGAGTGAGGATTCAACCCTATCCATTATTGATTCATCTACGAACAACGTCATCAATACGATTTCTCTCCCTTCTGCTCCACAGTCTCTTCTTAACCAGAATATTATCGCTCGGTCAGATCATTCAAAAGTGTATATAACAACAGGGGCATCAACAGGATATGTATCCGTAATTGACACTGCTACAAATACGCTTGAAACTTCAATTAGGGTGGGGAGTAACCCAAGTGCATTGGCGATTACAAGTGAGAGTGGAACAAATGCAGGATTGCTGTTTGTGCTTAATACGGGAGACAATACCATCTCTGAAATTGACACTAGTACTAATATTATAATAAATACGATTGAAACCGAGTTAATAAACTCTAAGTTTTTAGTTTCTTCTCCAGATAATCAATATTTAGTCGTGGCATCAGAGAATATTACCGTAGGAGGCAATGGGGCATTTGTTGTTTTTGAAATCAGTAATTTAAACATAATAGCTCAAAGAACACTTAATGGCATGCAGTCATTTAAAAGCTTGGTCTATTCATTAGATGGTTCCTATCTTTATGGTGGAGTTGAGTTTGTTGATGAATTAGGGGTTGGAGAGACAAATGCTCAATTAGTCATTTATAATACCCAAGGTTTCACATTATCTGATACTTTAACTTTACAATCCTTTCAAACAATTGAATTCCCAGAACTGGATGTTCCCGTTATAAAAGAATTGCAAGAAGAAACAGATGAAAGTTTAATCTTTGCTTCTGTTACTATTCCAGAAACTGGTTTAGGTTTTTTGAGCCAAGTTTCCCGAAATGATCAAGAATTTAGGGTCATCACCGGCACTTCTGAAATTGATGGATTTGGTAAAGGTTTCTTTGATATCTCGTCCTCCGGTGAATATATTGTCGCCTCAAGAAATGCGACCAATCAAGTTAGTTATATCCAAGTTAGTTCCTTACAAGTCGTGAATAACATTAGTGTTGCTAATGAACCATTAGTACTTTTAGTTGAATAA